A single region of the Salvia splendens isolate huo1 chromosome 18, SspV2, whole genome shotgun sequence genome encodes:
- the LOC121777997 gene encoding uncharacterized protein LOC121777997: protein MGIFFSKHESDETDVNQNGYSSSPCRGKRQRDDMALYRVALKGDWNAARELLIKIENLIKTPITEGGEIALHIAAVEGHEYFLKNLLQMMETEDVAAQNLKGCTALCFAAAAGHSEIAKLMLERDRNLANIKGENGVWPLYMKV from the exons ATGGGGatttttttctcaaaacatgAGAGTGATGAGACAGATGTGAATCAAAATGGTTATTCGTCGTCACCTTGTC GCGGAAAGAGACAGCGGGACGACATGGCGCTATACAGAGTTGCATTGAAGGGCGATTGGAATGCTGCTCGAGAGCTTTTGATCAAAATTGAAAACTTGATCAAAACCCCTATAACAGAGGGAGGTGAAATCGCACTGCACATAGCTGCCGTCGAGGGCCATGAATATTTCCTCAAAAATTTATTGCAAATGATGGAAACAGAAGACGTGGCAGCTCAGAACCTGAAAGGGTGCACTGCACTATGCTTTGCTGCAGCAGCTGGCCACTCTGAAATTGCTAAACTGATGTTGGAAAGAGATCGAAATTTAGCAAATATTAAGGGTGAAAATGGGGTTTGGCCACTATATATGAAAGTATGa